Below is a genomic region from Granulicella sibirica.
GCCCCGCCTCGTTTAACCTATCGAGTAAGGACCAGAACGTTTATGACCGTAGACGAAGAATCCCTGCAAGAACTTTTCACCACCACTGACCCCGAGGGCCTCATCGCCGCCGGAGCTCCCGCCGACGAATACGAGCCCGAGAGGAGCAACTCATCGCCTCCTTGGCCGAGATTCCCACCGGCAGCGCGAGCCAATCCAAAATCGTCGACATCCTCAACGAAATCTGGCGCAAGGACTTCTCCGCCACCGAAGACCGCCTCGACCATCTCCGCCCCGCCTTCGAGACCCTCGCCAACACCCTCCTCGAGCACTACGAATAACGTGTCGTCAGGCCCACCCTCAAGCAAATGACCGACGAAGCCCACCTACAGGCCGCCATCGCCGAAGCCCGCGCCGCCGAGCAATCCGGCGAAGTCCCTGTAGGTGCGGTCATCGTCCATAACGGCGAAATCCTCGCCACCGGCCAGAACCGCGTCATCCGCGACGCCGACCCCACCGCCCATGCCGAGATCGTCGCCCTCCGCGCCGCGGGCCGCGCCCTCAACAACTACCGCCTGGAACACTGCACCCTCTACACCACCCTCGAGCCTTGCGCCATGTGCGCCGGAGCCATCCTCCATGCCCGCATCGAGCGCCTCGTCTACGCCGCCTCCGACCCCAAAGCCGGTGCCTGCGGTTCTGCGCTCTCGGTCATGAACCATCCCCTCCTCAACCACCGCGTCCAGGTCGAGCCCGGCCTCCTCGCAGAAGAGTGCGGAGCCATGCTGACCGCCTTCTTCCGCTCCCGCAGAAAAGCCGCAAACGCACAGCCAGCCATGGGCATCCAACCGCACGAAAGCACTGCGGAGGCTTCACCCGTGACCACGAAGAAGGCCGCAAAGAAGACCCCGAAGAAGTGGTCGGCGAAGATCAACACCGACTCCACCCACCCCGATCACGGGCTCTTCCTCGAAGACGCGGAGTCCATCGCCAAAGCCCTCGCCACGAAGGAAGTCTCACCGAAGGGTCCGGCCTCCGGCATGCGCATGCTGAACTTCTACATCAACCGCGCCGGCAAGAACCTTCCGGCAGACCGGCATAGGGAGCTCGAAAAGGCGAAGGAGATCCTCTCCGGCATCATCGCAAACCAGAAACCCTCCGCGCCGTCTGCCACGAAAAGAGCCACCAGGAAGACCGCTGTTTCCTGACCGGCGAGACATTCACAAACTATTTTTCTCGTTTTTGGCCCAGAAATCGCGTGTCAAGCCCCAATACGACGTAAATGCATCAAAGCAAAGAAGATCGCCGTGTCCTTTTAGTTATGGACGCTCATCGATAATAAAAGAAGGGTTCAAAAGAAGAGCGCTTGGTCCGCCCGCCCGACAAAAGACGCCGTAAGCCCTTTGGAATCTAATATTTGACGCCTAAGTGCCAAAGAATGAGCAACTTGCAAACAGCGGATATACGCAAGTTGTTCATTCTATGAAACTTACACGCGGGCTATGGGAGGGGGGATAGCCCCTCGAAAAGTGTTTGAATCACAACGAACCGTGGGAGATGGGAATCTATGTCAGACCGCCTCAAAGGAAAAGTCGCCATCGTCACCGGATCTACCTCCGGAATCGGTCAAGCCATCGCCATCCGCTTCGGCCAGGAAGGCGCAAGCGTCGTGGTCGACTACCGCGAGCACATGGAAGGTGCCAACGATACCAAGGCCGCCATCGAGGCCGCAGGTTCGAAGTGCATCCTCGTCAAGTCGGACGTCTCCAAACAGCCCGATACGCAGAACCTCGTCGATCAGGCCTGGTCCCAGCTCGGAGCTTGCGACATCCTCGTCAACAATGCCGGTATCGAGAAGAACGCTCCCTTCGTCGACATCACCGAAGCCGACTACGACGCCGTCATGGACGTCAACCTTAAGGGCGCCTTCTTCATCACCCAGTTCTTCGTCCGCCGTCTAAAAGAAGCAAAGAAACCCGGCCGCGTCATCAACATCTCCTCCGTCCACGAGGACATGGTCTTCCCCAATTTCACCACGTACTGCTGTTCCAAGGGCGGCATGCGCATGATGATGCGCAATCTCGCCGTCGAACTCGGCCCCCTCGGCATCACGGTCAACAACATCGCCCCCGGAGCCATCAACACCCCCATCAACGCCTCGCTCCTTCAGGACAAGCCAAAGCTCAACGCTCTCCTCGCCAACATCCCCCTCGGCCGCCTCGGCAACCCGGACGAGGTCGCAGGCCTGGCCGTCCTCCTCGCCGGCGAAGAAGGCGGATACACCACCGGGTCCACCTTCGTCGTCGACGGCGGCCTCATGCGCAACTATCACGAACAATAGCGAAAAGGTAAACTACCTCCATGGACCTCACTCTCTATTCCGCAAGCTGGTGCCGCGATTGCCGCGAAGCGAAGAAGTTCCTCGCCAAGCACAGCATCCCCTACACCGAGATCGACATCGAGGCCACCCCAGGAGCAGCCGACGAAGTGCTCGCCCACGTAGGCAAGCGCGCCATCCCCCAGTTCGTCGTCGACGGAAAGTGGATCCAGCCCTATAAACCCGGTCGCGGCTTCATGCATGCCGAGATGTCGGAGCTATTCGGCGTAGCCGAATAGTCCGGCATTCGTTACAGATCCGGCCCCGCCCCAAATGTATTGCATGAATCAATCGTTCCACCCTGAAGCCCGCGCGTAAACCACTTCTCCCTCTGGGCCGAGCTGCCGTGCGTGAACGTATCCGGATTCACCGTACCCCGCTCCATCTTCTGCAGGTGATCGTCGCCCACGGCGGCAGCCGCCTTCAATCCTCCCTGAATATCATCGGGATGAATGAACCCCTGCGCCTCGCCGCTCTTCGCCCACATCCCGGCGAAGCAGTCCGCCTGTAACTCCACTTCGACCGACACATGGTTCCGCTCGTCCGGATCCTGCTGCTCCAACCTCCGCACCTTCTGCTCCGTCCCGAGCAGATTCTGAATGTGGTGTCCAAGCTCGTGCGCAACAACATAAGCCTGCGCAAACTCTGCCGTTCCCCCGCCGAACTTCGCCAACTCATCCCAGAACCCAAGATCCATATAGATCTTCTCGTCCGCCGGGCAATAGAAAGGTCCCGTCGACGACCGAGCCGTGCCGCACCCCGAGTAAGTCGACCCCCGATAAAGCACAAGCTTCGCCCGCCGGTACTGCACACCCTCGCCTGAGAGTGTCTGCTGCCAATACGCCTGCGCCTTCCCCAGCGTGAACGACACAAGCTGCGCCGACCGGCTCTCCGCCGCCGACTCCTGCACCGGAGCTCCCGACCTCGACCCTTGATCGTCATACTGGCTCTGCCTCGGCTGGGGAGCGCTCTGCCCCCCACCGCTGAGATAGCTCCCAATGTAGTTATGCCCCGTCACCAGGCTCACCACCACAAGCACCACCACCCCAACAATCCCCAGGCCACCACCACCGCCCCCGCCAAAGCCGAAGCCACCACCACCGCCCCCGGAGTCTCCCCGCCGATCTTCAACATCGCTACTTAGTCCGCCCGGCGTCCAATCCATCGTTCCTATCCTCCAAAAGTTATCGTCCCACGCATGTCCACTCTACGTCCCGGCGGATATCAACAACATCGCCAAACGTGACAACCATATGGATGCGTAAAACTCCCCTCCCGAAGTCCTGTCTCAAGATGAACTTCCGCCTACTCCGCCCGCAGAATCTCCACCGGTTGAATCCGCAGCGCTCGAGCCACCGCCGGAACCGTCGCAAATGCCACCGCCGCCAGGATCACCCCGGAAGGAATCGCCAGCGCCACCGGATCCGACGCCTTCACCTGGTAGAACAGCGTCTCAATGGATCGAGCCGCAGCCAACCCCAACCCAACTCCCGCGATCAGGCCTACAGCCACCATCGCGAGCACATCCCGTAGCACGAGCCCCGCGATCGCCCCTCCTCTCGCTCCCACCGCAACCCGAATCCCGATCTCCCTCCGCCGCTGGATCACCGAGTAGTTCAGCACCCCATACAATCCAATCCCGGCCAGCAGAAGTGCCACTGCCGCAAAGAACACCCCGAGCATCGCCAGCAGTCTCTCTCGCACCATCTGCCCATCCACCAGCTCTTGTTGCGTCCGGACATTCGTCACTCGAAACCCTGCTCTCGTCCCTGCCGCTTTCTTTCGTAGCTCCTGCTCCATGGTCCTTGGATTCTTCGCGGCCGTCCTCACCACGAACGTCCCTCCGTTCGGACGCTCCACCACTCCCTTGGCATCACGCCGACGGAACGGCAAGAACGCCACCGGCAAAATCCCCTCCCGCAGGTTCCGATATGGGGCATCGGCCACCACACCGACGACGTCCATATGATTCTGGACCCCATCATCTCCAGTCTTATCGAAGCTTCTCCCTACTGGGTCCAGGCCATGGAAGAAGTCCTTCACGAACGTCTCGTTCACCACCACCGCGCCCGGAAGCACATCGGAGTCGCGCAGATCCCTTCCCGACCGAAGAGCCATCCCCATCGTCTCGAACCACTTCGGCGACACGCTAAGGAAATACCCAAGCTCGACGTTTGGCGGACCGCCGTTCACCGCGATGGCGTCATTCCACGCGCTTCCATTCATCAGCGGCCATCCCGAGGTAGCCACACCTGTCACCCCCGGCACCGACCGCAACCCGCTCGCAACCTCATCCCACGCCTCAGGGGGTTGTCCGTGCGGAGCCACCATCTCCAGCACGAGCACTCCATCCGGCCGGTATCCCAAAGGAAGCGCCGAAAGCCGCTGGAACGTCGTCACGAACAGTCCCGCCGTAAACACAACCAGGAAGCAGAACGCCACTTGGGCCGCTATCATCCAGTGCGTGAGCCGTCGCCTCGCATGCGGATCTTCACCGCCCTTCAACGCACTCATCGGCTTTACCGCCGACGCTCGTAACGCAGGCATCAGTCCAAAGAGCAGCATCACCGCAACCAGCAGACCCGCGCCAAACCCGAACACTCTCCAATCCGCCGGAAGATCCAGTCGCACCGGGTTATCTGCATTGCTGATCATTTCCACAACAATCGGAGCAAATCGCCACGCAAGCAGAGCACCCACGGCCGCAGCCATACTCGCCAGCATCGCGCTCTCTACCAGCACCATCTGCACCAGACGCGCGCGTCCCGCGCCAAGCGACACCCGCAGAGCCATCTCCCGAGCCCTCGCCGAGGCTAGCGCCGTCATGAGGTTCGCCACGTTTGCGCACGCAATCAAAAGCACAAGGAATACGAGCACCCCAAGCCAGGTCAACGCTCCCCGGTAGTCCGTCTGCAGCCCCGACACACCGGCCCGCGCCGAGTTCAACACAAGATGTTGATTCAGGTAGTTATCGATACTCTGCTGCGACAGCCCTTTGAAGTTCTTCGCACGCTCCGCCTCAAAACCCCGGCTCACCGCGTCTAACCTCGCCCGCATGGGTTCGACCTCCGCGCCCGGCACCATCACCGCAAGCGTCCTGTGCCATGTCACGTCCCGGCGAATAGACCATGGATTCATCATCGTGGGAAGAAAGATCTCGGTCGCTGTTCCCGGCTCCATCCCGGCAAACCCTTTTGGCCCGACCCCCACCACTTCGAAGATCTCGTCCTCCAGCCGGAACGTCCTCCCAATCACCTTCGGATCCCGCGCAAAACGCTTCGTCCAGAAATCATAGGAAAGGACCGCATAGGGATGAGCCTTCGGAACACGGTCTTCTTCAGCCGTAAAGAACCTGCCAAGGGAGGGAGAAAGCCCAAAGCCTTCGAACATCGCCCCGGAAACATACTGCACACTTCCCTTTTCCATCTCCGCATCGGAGGCGAACGTCAGGTCGCTCCGATTGGTATACGAAAGCGCGATCAACTCCGCACTCCCTCGCGCCGCCTCCCGCATTCTCTGAAACGCCGGATAGGCCCACCCATCGAACGTCGAGGGCTTCCCTTCCCAGCTCAACCCCTCCCTGGAAAGTGCCATCAGCCTCTCCGGATGACTCACAGGTAGAGGCCGCAGCAATAAGGCGTCTATCAGTCGAAACGCCGACACGCACGACCCGATCGCCAGCGCCAGCGAGAGCACCGCCGCCACCGAGGTCACCCGGTTCCGTCGCAACTGTCTCCATCCAAACACAACGTCCGCCCTCATCCCCTCCAACCACCCTGTGACCCGCGCCTCACGGCTTGCCTCCCGCTGCCGCAGCATCGACCCGAACGCCCTCCGCGCCTCATGCGGATCACGCCCGTCCGCAATAGCCTCGGCGATATGCGACTCGAACTCCTCATCCAGGAGCCGGTTCACCCTCTCACCCCGAAACGCATTCACCGCCCGTGTCCACCAGGCCATATCAAGCCTCCAGTAACACTCGATTGATCGCCGAACTCACCATCTCCCAGCGGCTCTCCTCCACCGCCAGTTGCTTCTTCCCCACCAACGTCAGCTCATAGGTCCGAGCCCTGCGCCCGCTCTCCTTCACCACCCACTTCGCCCGGATCCATCCCGACTCCTCCATCCGGTGCAGCGCCGGATATAGAGAGCCCTCCTCCGCCTGTAGCACCTCTCCCGAGCTCTCCTTGATAGCGGTCATAATGCTGTACCCATGTAACCCGGGCCGGCGCGACAGCAGCTTCAACACCAGCAGATTCAGCGAACCCTGCATTGAGTCAATTTTCTTCATACCCAGACATCTATACCTAGACATCTAGGCACATGTCAACTGATTCCCGCTTCCACCCACGGAAACCAAAATGCCACGCAGAAGAATCTCCACAAGTCTGCCTTTCAAGGCATATACTTGGCCGCATCCCGATGACTGTGAATGTTCTTAGCGTGATCGGCGATGCCAGAGACGGGCGAACCCGCGATTTTCGAGGTCAATCTCCATGAAGAGCAAGCCGACCCACTCAATGCGCAGGACATCAGCCCTTCGCCTTTCGCTCGTCGCCTCTTTTCTCATCGTCCCCGCGACGCTTCCAGCCCAGGAACAGGCCACCGACACGGCCGCGGAGACCATCGCCACGCAGCCCGCCGTCCCAGCCATCCCCGGCGTCTCGCAGGTCCGTATCGTCCGCCTAAGCCAGGTCAACGGCCCCGTCGAACTCGATCGCGGCAACGGGAAACCCGAGACCGCCTTCGTCAACCTGCCCATCATCGCGGGAGAGCGCCTGCAAACCGGCGAAGGCCTCGCCGAAGTCGAGTTCGAAGACAACAGCTCTATCCGCCTCACGCCTCACACCTCCGTCGAGTTCACCGTGCTCGGGCGAACCGCCACCGGATCGACCACAAGCACCGTCAAGCTCATCAGCGGATCTCTCTACGCCAGCATGGTCAAGAGCAAAGGCACCGACGTCTACTCCGTTCTGGTCGGCAACGAGACCATCGGCCTCACCTCGGCCAGCCACCTCCGCATCGACGCCACCTCCACGACCGCATCCACCGTCACGGTGTTCAAGGGGAACGTCCCCGTCACTGGCTCGGACACCTCGATCACCGTCAACAAGAACAAGACCCTCACCTTCAACCCGTCGGCCGAGTCGCAGCCCACCCTCGCCCGCGCCAACGAAGAGTCTGCCCCCTACGATCTCTGGGATAAGAACTCGGTCGACTACCACTCCGCCCGTGTCGCCTCCTCCCTCGTCGGCTCGGGCTACTCCTACGGCGTCAGCGACCTCAACTACTACGGCTCCTTCTCGAACGTTGGAGGCTGCGGTTCCCTCTGGCGGCCCTATCTCGTAAGTTCCGCCTGGGATCCCTACGGAAGCGGCATCTGGTCCTACTACGGCGGCGCGGGATACTCCTGGGTCTCGCCCTATCCCTGGGGCTGGACGCCCTTCCACTCCGGGAGCTGGCAGTACTGCAACGGCTCCGGCTGGGGCTGGCGTCCCCAGGCAGGCTCCTGGAACGGCCTCGCCAACGGTCCGGCTCTTCGAAACATCAACGGTCCACACTTTCCGCGCCCAATCGCGCCCCACCCGCCCGCACCCGGCCAGCCTACCCTGGTCCCGGTCAACCTGAAATCCATCCCCGTCTCCCATCCCGCAACAGACGGGACCTTCGCCTTCCGCGGCGAATCCGCCGGCCTCGGAGTCCCTCGCGGCGTCTTCAACAACCTCGGCAAACTCTCCCACAACGCCGAGCAGCATGGCTTCGCCCCCACCCCCATCGGGGAAAGCCAGCTACGCCCCGGCGTCGCCCTCGCCAGGTCTTCGGAAATCAACCCACGCACGGGAGTCGCGAACCCACAATCCTTCCGCGCTGACGCCAACAACAGCAATCGCGGAAACATATCCAACTCCAGCCGCTCCAGCTCTTCCTACGAGGGCGCGCGCAACTCCAGCTTCTCCGCCCCGTCACACGTCTCGGCTCCGTCGCCGTCCTTCTCCGCTCCGGCAATGTCAGCCCCGTCGTCAGCCCCAGCCGCATCCTCCGGGGCCCACAAGTAATTCACCCGCCAGGGGAACACTGCGGCCAGCTCGCGCGTATCCTCCCCACATGGCAACCACCGTCGTCCGTCCCGCCGACCCGTCCTTCCGCGACGCCTGGCGTCTTGCCGCTCTCTTTGCCGTCGTCAAAGTCCTCTTCCACATTGCCGCCACCGCCTGGACCATCCACCTCGGCTACGGGTACTTCCGCGACGAGTTCTACTACATCGCCTGTGGCCGCCACCTCGCCTGGGGTTACGTCGACCACGGCCCCATCGTTGCCCTCCAGTCCCGCCTCGCCATCCTCCTCTTCGGAAAATCCCTCTACGGCATCCGCATGCTCTCGGCCTTCGCCGGAGCCGCCCGCATCTTCCTCACCGGCCTCATCTGCTGGGCGATGGGGGGCCGGCGTCCTGCTCAAGCGTTAGCCATGTTCGCCGTCTCTGTAGGCGGCATTTACATCGCCCTCGACAGCTTCCTCTCCATGAACAGCTTCGAATCGCTCTTCTGGATGACCTGCATTTTCGCCCTCATTCTCATCCTCCGCAACGGCAACCAGAAGTTCTGGCTCCTCTGGGGAGCAGCCGCCGGTCTTGGCCTCCTCAACAAGCCGTCGATGACCTTCTTCCTCGTCGCGCTCCTGATCGGCCTATTACTCACCCCGCAACGCCGCCTCCTCCTCAATCGCTGGGCCATCCTGGGCGTTGCCCTCATGTTCCTCATCGTCCTCCCCAATCTTCTCTGGCAGATCCAGAACCACTGGCCCACTCTCGAGTTCCTCGAGAACGGCCGCGCCAGGGGCAAAAATCTCAAACTCGCCCCACTCGAGTTCCTCAAGCAGCAGATCCTCATCCTCGCGCCCGCCACCATCCTCGTCTGGTTCACCGGCCTCGTCTGGCTCTTCCGCAGCCCCCTCGCGAAGCCCTACCGTTGGATCGCCCTGACTTATCTCTTCTTCCTCGCCATCACCATGGCCCTCCACGCGAAGGACTACTATGTCGTCCCCGTCTATCCCATGCTCTTCGCCGCCGGAGCCATCGCCTGGGAGAACTACTTCGCCAAAACCCGTTCCGTCCGCGAGAACCGCGTCTTCGCCTTCCCCATCTTCGAGACCATCATCCTTGCCGGAGCTGCCGTCACCCTCCCCATGGCGATCCCCGTCCTTCGCCCCGCCTCATGGGTCGCCTACGCCAAGGCCATCCACATGTACAACATCACCGAGTCCGAAACCGCCGCCACCGGTCCTCTCCCCCAGTTCTACGCCGACCGCTTCGGCTGGCAGGAGGAGGTCGACATCGTCACCCGTGCCTACAACGCCCTCTCACCCGAAGAGAAGGCCAACGCCTGCCTCTGGGGCTCAAACTACGGCGAAGCCGGGGCCCTCGAGTTCCTCGGGCACAACCTCCCCACCGTCATCAGCGGCCAGAACAATTACTACCTCTGGGGTCCTCATGGCTGTACCGGCAAAGTCATCATCGCCGTCACCCCCACCGCGAACGCCGATCTCATGAGCGAGTACCAGAGCATCGAACTCGTCGGCCACCTCAACAACCCCTGGTCTATGCCCTACGAGCACCGCAACATCTACATCCTGCGCGGCCGCAAAGATCCCATCGCCCCCGAATGGGCCGACCACAAGGACTACATCTAGCCCGCCCAATTGCGGACACCGATGGACGGAAACGAACAGCACTCCCTTTGGACATCTGCCGTCGTATCTTCAGGTCATCAATCAATCGCTGGGCAAATTTTCCCAAAGCGGGACGTTTACCCGAACGGGTAGTCTGCCTCCCCCATAAATGGTATGAGCCGCGCGCCCTGTGCGGACGATGATCACCCCACTATGTTTCATTTCGCGAACTCTCGCCTGCATTCATCGCACCGATCCTTCGCCTCGCCGCTCTTACCCTGTGCGGGGCGTTCGCCACCACCGCCACCCACGCTCAGGGATCCGCCTCACTCGGCAACGGCCTCAGCGCCGCCGCCATGGCACGCGGTGGATCCACCGTTACCGAACATGCCAGCCCGCTCGACGCCGTCGAAGGCAACCCCGCTGGTCTGGCTGGCCTCTCCGCCCGTGGCCTCGACGTCAGCGTCCTCGGCCTCGTCGCTGGTGGAACCTTCAATAACTCTGTCAACCACAACGCCAAGCTTCGCGGAGTCGCCGGAGTCATGCCCTTCGGAGCCTTCGCCACCCCCATCGGCCACACCCCCTGGGTTGCCGCCGTAGCCTTCACGCCTGAAGTCCTCATGCGCGCTAACTGGCACTACAACGACGCCCCCGGAACTGCCGGCGTCACCTACGGCTACCAGAAGCAGGAGACGCAGATCATTGCCGTCCGCTCTTCCCTCGGCATCGCCCGCTCCTTCGGCCCAAAATGGTCCGTCGGCGCGACGGCAGGCATCGTCTATAACCAGAACGACCTCCACGCCCCCTACATCTTCCAACAGGAACCGCATCTCGCCGGCCTCAAGGTCCTCCTGAATCTCACCACCCGTGGCTACGGCTGGAACGGCGGTGCCGGCGTCCAGTTCGCGCCCAATAGCCGTCTCCGCACCGGCCTCTCCTGGAAGAGCGGCACTACCATCCGCACCCAGGGGAATGCCGACGGCTCCGCCTCCGCCCTCTTCACCGCCCTCGGCCTCACCAACGATCCGTCCTTCCACTACCACACACAGGTCCAGAACGACCTCCCCCAGGCTTTCTCCGCCGGCGCATCCTATAAGGTCAACCAGCATGTCACCCTCGCCTTCCAGGGAGACTTCACCGGCTGGCACACGGCCTTCGCCCAGCTTCCCATCACCCTCACCCAGGGGAACAATGCCGTCATCAACTCCGTCGTCGGCGCCGACCACTTCAACGACGCCGTCCCTCTCCACTGGCGCAACCAGGGCACCTTCCATGCCGGAGCCGAGCTACCTGTCACCGAGACAGTGACTGTACGCGCCGGCTACCAGTACGCCGACAATCCCGTCCCCGCCTCAACCCTGCTCCCCCTCACCGCCGCTATCATGCAACAGGCCATCGGCACTGGCGCCGGCTGGACGCACAAGCGTTGGCACTACGACGCCGCCTACCAGGTCCAGCTTCCCGCCACCCAGTCCGTAGGCCAGAGCGCCATCCTCGCCGGCGAGTACGACAACAGCCGCCTCAAAATCTGGACCCAGTCCCTGACCTTAACCGCGCGCATGAAGTTCTAACTCCTCCCCACCACAAACCAAAGAGGCAACGGCCCAAAGCCGTTGCCTCTTAGTCTTTCTACTCCCTACTCCCTGCCGTTACACTTTTACCGCCGCCGCCTGCATCCCAGGCAGCGAGCACCCCATCCCGATCTCCCGTCGATCTTCCTTCGACGGCCAGACGGCCCCGGCCATCACTACCCGCAGCGCCTCAAAGCAGACGGCATCCAGCTTCTTCGGCACATCCTTTTCCATGATCGACGTGATCTTCTCCGGTCCAAGCGCCTCTCGATAAGGCCTCTCTTCGGACAAAGCCCCGAAGATATCCGCCACCGCCAGCACCCGCGATTCGAGCGAAAGATCATCCTCCGTCAACCGGTTTGGATACCCCGACCCATCCAGCTTCTCGTGGTGCTCTCCCGCGATCACCGAGATCTCATCGAACGCCGCAACCCTGCTCAAAATCTGCGCGCTCATCGAAGGATGCCCCTTCACCAGCGCAAACTCCTCATCCGTCAACTTGCCGTTCTTATCCAGAATCGAGTTCGACACACCAAGCTTACCCAGGTCATGCAGAAGCGCCGCCCGCCGAAGCACGAGCATTCTATCCTCCGCTAGCCCCAGCGTATTTCCGATCGCCACCGCCGCATCTCTCACTCCAAGCGAGTGCCGGAACGTAAACGGAGACTTAGCATCGACCACATCCGAAAACGCCTCGCAGATCGAATCAATGTCAGCCGACGAGAGCGCCTTATGCTTGTTCTTATGTAGCTTCATCACCGTCGCATAGGTCTCATCCGCCGGATACCCCGGCAAACACTGCAGCCAAAGATCGCCCGACTTGTGCAGAGCAACCGCTACCGCCGTCAAGTCCGGATCGAACCACCGCTTCTTCCGCTCGATCAACACATCGATCGCCGTCTGCGGCCCCTGGTCCATGCAGAACGCGTCCAGGTGCTGCGCCACGGCCATGATCCGCGAAATCATCGGAATATCCCGGCCCTTGAGCGCAAGCGGATATCCTCCGCCATTCCAATGCTCATCCAGGTGCCGCACCGCTACGGCAATCGTGTCACCGAGCCCGAGCTTGCGCACAATCTGAGCTCCGCGATCGCACCTCAGCTCAATCAACTCGCGCGACGTCTCCTTCTGCCTCGCCGCGATCTTCAGCATCCGCCACCCGCGGCCAAACCTTGAAGCCCCCGGAAGCACCTGCTCCCACAGCAGCTTCACCGTCGCCAGTTCAGGCTTCAGCGGCTGCGTCCAGTCAACCAGCTTCGTCCCGGCCTTAACCGCGCGGTCGTCTCCGCCCACAATCTGGCACATCCGTGCCGAGTTGCTGCTGCATCCCACATCCTTCAGAAGCGAAGCGTAGTAAAGGTCAGAAATCGTCCCATGATCGAGCCCCATAGCCAGCGCGATCCGCACCCCAAGCAGACACGATCGGATCGCATGTCCCGGAACCGCGCCTTCCGTCAGGTCCAGCGCATACGACAGCGCGACCAGGATCTCCTGCAGTGTTGGGTCAGCCGTCTCTTTCGCTTCAAATACCGCGGATGTTCTTCTCAAAATACGCCCCCTGCCGAGGTAGATCTAAGTCCCCGACGACATAATCAAATTGACGCATCCCTGCAAAAAGCTCCGGTTTCTGCAATAACTCCGCAACACAG
It encodes:
- the tadA gene encoding tRNA adenosine(34) deaminase TadA yields the protein MTDEAHLQAAIAEARAAEQSGEVPVGAVIVHNGEILATGQNRVIRDADPTAHAEIVALRAAGRALNNYRLEHCTLYTTLEPCAMCAGAILHARIERLVYAASDPKAGACGSALSVMNHPLLNHRVQVEPGLLAEECGAMLTAFFRSRRKAANAQPAMGIQPHESTAEASPVTTKKAAKKTPKKWSAKINTDSTHPDHGLFLEDAESIAKALATKEVSPKGPASGMRMLNFYINRAGKNLPADRHRELEKAKEILSGIIANQKPSAPSATKRATRKTAVS
- a CDS encoding SDR family NAD(P)-dependent oxidoreductase, producing MSDRLKGKVAIVTGSTSGIGQAIAIRFGQEGASVVVDYREHMEGANDTKAAIEAAGSKCILVKSDVSKQPDTQNLVDQAWSQLGACDILVNNAGIEKNAPFVDITEADYDAVMDVNLKGAFFITQFFVRRLKEAKKPGRVINISSVHEDMVFPNFTTYCCSKGGMRMMMRNLAVELGPLGITVNNIAPGAINTPINASLLQDKPKLNALLANIPLGRLGNPDEVAGLAVLLAGEEGGYTTGSTFVVDGGLMRNYHEQ
- a CDS encoding glutaredoxin family protein, which codes for MDLTLYSASWCRDCREAKKFLAKHSIPYTEIDIEATPGAADEVLAHVGKRAIPQFVVDGKWIQPYKPGRGFMHAEMSELFGVAE
- a CDS encoding neutral zinc metallopeptidase gives rise to the protein MDWTPGGLSSDVEDRRGDSGGGGGGFGFGGGGGGGLGIVGVVVLVVVSLVTGHNYIGSYLSGGGQSAPQPRQSQYDDQGSRSGAPVQESAAESRSAQLVSFTLGKAQAYWQQTLSGEGVQYRRAKLVLYRGSTYSGCGTARSSTGPFYCPADEKIYMDLGFWDELAKFGGGTAEFAQAYVVAHELGHHIQNLLGTEQKVRRLEQQDPDERNHVSVEVELQADCFAGMWAKSGEAQGFIHPDDIQGGLKAAAAVGDDHLQKMERGTVNPDTFTHGSSAQREKWFTRGLQGGTIDSCNTFGAGPDL
- a CDS encoding ABC transporter permease, whose protein sequence is MAWWTRAVNAFRGERVNRLLDEEFESHIAEAIADGRDPHEARRAFGSMLRQREASREARVTGWLEGMRADVVFGWRQLRRNRVTSVAAVLSLALAIGSCVSAFRLIDALLLRPLPVSHPERLMALSREGLSWEGKPSTFDGWAYPAFQRMREAARGSAELIALSYTNRSDLTFASDAEMEKGSVQYVSGAMFEGFGLSPSLGRFFTAEEDRVPKAHPYAVLSYDFWTKRFARDPKVIGRTFRLEDEIFEVVGVGPKGFAGMEPGTATEIFLPTMMNPWSIRRDVTWHRTLAVMVPGAEVEPMRARLDAVSRGFEAERAKNFKGLSQQSIDNYLNQHLVLNSARAGVSGLQTDYRGALTWLGVLVFLVLLIACANVANLMTALASARAREMALRVSLGAGRARLVQMVLVESAMLASMAAAVGALLAWRFAPIVVEMISNADNPVRLDLPADWRVFGFGAGLLVAVMLLFGLMPALRASAVKPMSALKGGEDPHARRRLTHWMIAAQVAFCFLVVFTAGLFVTTFQRLSALPLGYRPDGVLVLEMVAPHGQPPEAWDEVASGLRSVPGVTGVATSGWPLMNGSAWNDAIAVNGGPPNVELGYFLSVSPKWFETMGMALRSGRDLRDSDVLPGAVVVNETFVKDFFHGLDPVGRSFDKTGDDGVQNHMDVVGVVADAPYRNLREGILPVAFLPFRRRDAKGVVERPNGGTFVVRTAAKNPRTMEQELRKKAAGTRAGFRVTNVRTQQELVDGQMVRERLLAMLGVFFAAVALLLAGIGLYGVLNYSVIQRRREIGIRVAVGARGGAIAGLVLRDVLAMVAVGLIAGVGLGLAAARSIETLFYQVKASDPVALAIPSGVILAAVAFATVPAVARALRIQPVEILRAE
- a CDS encoding PadR family transcriptional regulator, encoding MKKIDSMQGSLNLLVLKLLSRRPGLHGYSIMTAIKESSGEVLQAEEGSLYPALHRMEESGWIRAKWVVKESGRRARTYELTLVGKKQLAVEESRWEMVSSAINRVLLEA
- a CDS encoding DUF6600 domain-containing protein; this translates as MKSKPTHSMRRTSALRLSLVASFLIVPATLPAQEQATDTAAETIATQPAVPAIPGVSQVRIVRLSQVNGPVELDRGNGKPETAFVNLPIIAGERLQTGEGLAEVEFEDNSSIRLTPHTSVEFTVLGRTATGSTTSTVKLISGSLYASMVKSKGTDVYSVLVGNETIGLTSASHLRIDATSTTASTVTVFKGNVPVTGSDTSITVNKNKTLTFNPSAESQPTLARANEESAPYDLWDKNSVDYHSARVASSLVGSGYSYGVSDLNYYGSFSNVGGCGSLWRPYLVSSAWDPYGSGIWSYYGGAGYSWVSPYPWGWTPFHSGSWQYCNGSGWGWRPQAGSWNGLANGPALRNINGPHFPRPIAPHPPAPGQPTLVPVNLKSIPVSHPATDGTFAFRGESAGLGVPRGVFNNLGKLSHNAEQHGFAPTPIGESQLRPGVALARSSEINPRTGVANPQSFRADANNSNRGNISNSSRSSSSYEGARNSSFSAPSHVSAPSPSFSAPAMSAPSSAPAASSGAHK